The Quercus robur chromosome 7, dhQueRobu3.1, whole genome shotgun sequence genome has a segment encoding these proteins:
- the LOC126691305 gene encoding (13S,14R)-1,13-dihydroxy-N-methylcanadine 13-O-acetyltransferase AT1-like — MPSVYISSICFYNKNDAYSKFSSETAKSSVLKKSLSDVLKCYYPLTGCVKDNLIVDCNDEGILYLEAQVKCQLSDIAADPNLAKLKKFLPCDIDGAHHLAFAAQVNYFTCGGIAIGACISRKIADGSSFSTFVKNWVATSRVNLRTRMDPPLSDYSFGNLFQVTIAIVSKETSREDCYGIVVKLRDAKGKIDKDYVKKLQGSEHLEILKELSGKIMTQDNVVLNFTALCGFPLYDVDFGWGEPFLVGWVSLPFKNLMTFSDTKLGDGIEAWINLNEEDMAKFECDKELLAYATTSFRL, encoded by the exons ATGCCTTCGGTGTATATTTCTTCTATCTGCTTCTACAATAAGAATGATGCTTACTCAAAATTCAGCAGTGAAACTGCCAAATCTAGTGTGCTGAAGAAATCATTGTCCGATGTCTTAAAGTGCTACTACCCTTTAACTGGCTGCGTTAAAGACAATCTTATTGTAGACTGCAACGATGAAGGCATCTTGTATCTCGAAGCCCAAGTCAAGTGCCAGCTTTCAGATATTGCTGCTGATCCAAATCTTGCAAAGTTGAAGAAATTTCTTCCATGTGATATTGATGGCGCACACCATTTAGCGTTTGCTGCTCAAGTCAACTACTTCACTTGTGGTGGTATTGCCATTGGTGCATGCATTTCCCGCAAGATTGCTGATGGCTCATCCTTTAGCACATTTGTGAAAAATTGGGTAGCCACATCTAGAG TGAATTTGAGAACGAGAATGGATCCCCCATTATCTGACTATTCTTTTGGAAATTTATTCCAAGTCACAATAGCCATCGTGTCTAAAGAAACCAGCCGGGAAGATTGTTATGGCATTGTGGTCAAGTTGAGAgatgcaaaaggaaaaattgACAAGGATTACGTGAAAAAACTACAAGGTAGTGAACACTTGGAGATCCTCAAAGAGCTGAGTGGAAAAATCATGACACAAGATAATGTTGTATTAAATTTCACTGCATTGTGCGGGTTTCCTTTATATGACGTTGACTTTGGGTGGGGAGAGccttttttggttggttgggttaGTTTACCTTTCAAGAATCTAATGACATTTTCAGACACCAAACTTGGGGATGGAATAGAGGCATGGATAAACTTGAACGAGGAAGATATGGCCAAATTTGAATGTGACAAGGAGCTCCTTGCATATGCTACTACATCTTTCAGGCTTTAA